The stretch of DNA CGGCATGGAATCGACGCCGTACTGCTTCTTCATCAGCGGGTTGACGAGGCGCCAGCCGATGGTGGTGTCATGGATCTCGGCTTTGCACGAAAAGGCCGTATCGGTCTTCGGCATGACGAAGGGCGCGCGGCTCATCGGACACCGCCGGCAAGCATCAGCTCAGCCTCGCCCGACTTGATGGCGTGCGCGGCGATGGTGACAGCATCCATGCCGGATCCGCACAGGCGATTGACGGTCGACCCCGGGATCTCCTGCGGAAGTCCCCCGAGCAGCAGGGCCATGCGCGCCACATTGCGGTTGTCCTCGCCGGCCTGGTTGGCGCAGCCAAAGACGACGTCGTCCACCGCCTGCCAGTCGATGCCGGCATTGCGCTCGAGCAGCGTCTTCAGCGGGATGGCAGCCAGATCGTCGGCGCGCACGGAAGACAACGAACCGCCGAAGCGGCCGATCGGCGTGCGGATGTAGTCGCAGATAAAGGCCTCGGCCATCTATGCAGCTTTTTATTGCTTTGTTCGAAGGGCTATCGGCGAGGTGCGGCAGCACTCGTCGCCCTCACAGCGTCAGCTCAATGTTTCCGATCGTTGTCGTGTAAAAGGGCAGAAACTTCACCCACCTGATAATGCGGGCCCTGACTTTCAACGAGTCGCCGATAGGAGGCGTCCAGCGCCGCTCTAGGTTGATTTCTTGCCCAGAAAACGATGCCGCCCTCGTGCTTTGGAAAACCGTAGCCATTGGTCAAAACGAGGTCGATGTCAGACGCCGAGCTTGAAACTCCCTCGGTGAGCACCAATGCCGCCTCGCTCGCGATCGCCGCCAAAGCACGCTCAACTATCTCAGTTGGTGAAAAGAGACGTCGAACTCGTCCTGCCTCGTTCGATGCGCTCAAAATCAGGTCGGTAACCACTTGATCGATCTCAGCCGGGCCGCCGGCATCAGGGTATCGATAGTATCCGGCGCCGGTTTTTCGACCAAACCGACCCATTGTACACAACTGGTCAGGTATTTTCACGTAACGTGCGGACGGATCCCGGCCTGCCGCAGTCGCCTGTCGCATCCGCCACGCTATGTCCAAACCAGACATGTCAGCCACGGCGAAGGGTCCCATTGCAAAGCCGAAGTCCTCAAGTGCTTTGTCAACGTCTTGCGGGAGCGCCCCTTCTTCGAGCATGTACTCGCATTGGCGTCGATAGGATGCGTAAATTCGGTTGCCGATGAATCCGAAAGAGTCGTTGGAGAGAACCGGGAGTTTGCCGACAGCTTTCGCCAGGGTCAGAGCTGAAGCGACCACTTCCGGCGAAGTTTCTTTATGTCGAACAATTTCGACCAGCCGCATAGTCTCGGCGGGACTGAAGAAATGCATTCCTGCAACCCTATCGGCATGGCCGGAGGATGCGGCAATTTCGGCGACCGAGAGATACGACGTGTTGGTAAGCAGGATTGCGTCAGGCTTTGACGCCTCCCCTATATGCGAGAAGATTTGGCGTTTGACATCAAGGTCTTCAAACGCCGCTTCGATGATGGCGTCCGCCTTCCTGATCGGATCCCTGTGGGTAGTGGCATCCAATCGCGACATGGCGTCTTCAAGCTCGTCCGCATTCAACCGACCCCGCTCAAGACGTCGCTGAAAGATTTTGCGCACTCGAGTTGTTGCAGCCTCCGCGCCCCCAGCACTATTCTCGATGATCGATACAGT from Mesorhizobium shangrilense encodes:
- a CDS encoding 3-hydroxyacyl-CoA dehydrogenase NAD-binding domain-containing protein; its protein translation is MIESTEPQVVRLERREGVGIIVIDNPPINAGSLGVRLGLLNAVRTVDSDPSLFGAILIGAGKMFMAGSDIREFGLPLEEPQLPVVIAAIEGSAKPYIAAIAGAALGGGYELALACDGLIAGVETVVGLPETTLGLIPGAGGTQRLPRLVGREKAIELICAGTRLRAEEALKCGMIDAISDGDLLRDALKFISRLGGNKRRVASIEVPPSDQSALRNAKARALKAGRGRPHIQAAISAIEQCGQLPMAAGLAAERAQFQTLRMGREAAALRHLFFAERKALKVPELAMATAARPIDFVTVIGGGTMGAGIAAAMLSSGKTVSIIENSAGGAEAATTRVRKIFQRRLERGRLNADELEDAMSRLDATTHRDPIRKADAIIEAAFEDLDVKRQIFSHIGEASKPDAILLTNTSYLSVAEIAASSGHADRVAGMHFFSPAETMRLVEIVRHKETSPEVVASALTLAKAVGKLPVLSNDSFGFIGNRIYASYRRQCEYMLEEGALPQDVDKALEDFGFAMGPFAVADMSGLDIAWRMRQATAAGRDPSARYVKIPDQLCTMGRFGRKTGAGYYRYPDAGGPAEIDQVVTDLILSASNEAGRVRRLFSPTEIVERALAAIASEAALVLTEGVSSSASDIDLVLTNGYGFPKHEGGIVFWARNQPRAALDASYRRLVESQGPHYQVGEVSALLHDNDRKH